A region of Blastocatellia bacterium DNA encodes the following proteins:
- a CDS encoding ParA family protein yields the protein MKTIAIANQKGGVGKSTTAACLAAELASRGYETLLIDGDPQANVSAHFLAPEQIGISIADVLIEADHREKMPLEAAIVTTEMEHLDLVPSKLRFARFEKEPAIAINRLRSKLAPLRSHYDFVVIDTPPTLGQILTAPLLASSYMLVPVAASPLAQDGLDDLMSTFEEVRSTNPELELLGLVCTLFDGRTSVSAESFRSLKERYGNKVFDTIIHRNVKLEESPAFHQPVQLYAPASRGAVLYSELTDEILKRLGSRKTKGKLKLASEETRVNG from the coding sequence CCCGCGGGTACGAAACGCTGCTCATCGACGGGGACCCGCAGGCTAACGTGTCCGCGCATTTCTTAGCCCCAGAGCAGATCGGCATCTCGATTGCCGATGTTCTCATCGAGGCCGATCATCGCGAGAAGATGCCGCTCGAGGCGGCCATCGTCACGACTGAGATGGAACACCTGGATTTGGTTCCCTCCAAGCTGCGGTTCGCCAGGTTCGAAAAGGAGCCGGCCATTGCGATTAACCGCCTCCGTTCGAAGCTCGCGCCGCTCCGTTCTCATTATGATTTTGTCGTGATCGACACTCCGCCGACACTCGGCCAGATTCTCACGGCGCCGCTCCTCGCCTCGTCATATATGCTCGTACCCGTTGCCGCATCTCCGCTCGCGCAGGACGGGCTCGACGACCTGATGAGCACATTCGAGGAGGTCAGGAGTACGAACCCTGAGCTGGAGCTTCTGGGCCTGGTGTGTACGCTCTTCGATGGGCGGACTTCAGTGTCGGCAGAATCCTTCCGCAGCCTGAAGGAGCGGTATGGTAACAAGGTCTTCGACACGATTATCCACCGCAACGTCAAGCTCGAAGAGTCGCCTGCATTCCATCAGCCGGTTCAACTCTACGCACCGGCCTCTCGCGGTGCGGTGCTCTACTCAGAGCTCACCGACGAGATACTGAAGCGACTTGGGTCCCGAAAGACCAAAGGTAAATTAAAGCTCGCTTCCGAGGAGACACGCGTAAATGGCTGA